DNA from Pseudoalteromonas rubra:
CGGCTCGGCCATCCAACTGAGATTCGTGCAGAAAGCCCTCCATGGCGGTGTATTCCGGCTCGACCATCCAAGGCTCGGTGCCCCCGGACTCGCGTTCGGCCAGCCAGTTTAGATTGGTGCAGAAAGCCATCCATGGCGGTATATTCCGGCTCGGCCATCCAACTGAGATTCGTGCAGAAAGCCCTCCATGGCGGTGTATTCCGGCTCGACCATCCAAGGCTCGGCGCCCCCGGACTCGCGTTCGGCCAGCTGCGATATGCCACTGGCATATCGGTCTGGCCTCACCCACGCCAGAACGTGGGGGTGAACAGTACTAACAGGGTGAAAATTTCGAGACGGCCGAATACCATGGCCAAGGTTAAAATCCATTTCGCTGAGTCGGGGATATCCCCATAATGAGCCGCAACATCACCCAATCCCGGGCCAAGGTTATTTAAACATGCCGCGGTTGCTGAGAACGCCGTGATGTTGTCCAGTCCGGTACCCAGCAAGGCAATCATGATGATCACAAAGACCAGGGCATAGGCCGAGAAAAATCCCCATACGGCTTCGACTACTTTATCAGGTAGTGCCTTACGCCCCAGCTTAATGGAATATATGGCACGAGGGTGCACCAGACGATTTAGCTCCCGGATCCCCTGTAAATAAAGCAGGAAAACTCGCACCACTTTCATGCCGCCACCGGTTGACCCTGCACATCCCCCAATGAAACTGGAAAAGATCAGCAAAATAGGCAGGAATAAAGGCCAGGCCGCAAAGCTGTCTGTGGCAAAGCCCGCGGTGGTACTGATAGAGACCGCCTGAAACAGTGCATGATCCAGCGTTTCGTCACCATTACTGTATACCTGCTTAGACGACAGCACCGCAAAACATAACACCACCAGCGCAAGCTGAATAAACAGAAAGACCTTGAGCTCAGGGTCTCTGAAGTAAACTTTAATGTTACGGCCCGCCACGGCGGCATAATGCAGTGAAAAGTTGGCGGCGGCAATGAGCAGGAAGAACACACAAATGGCATTGATCATCGGGCTGTCAAAGTGACCGATTGAGGCGTCATAGGTCGAGAACCCGCCAATGGCAATCGTCGCAAACGCATGACAGATAGCATCGAACCAGCTCATCCCGGCCCAGGCATAAGCCAGCGTACAGGCCAGTGTCAAAGTCACATAGATATACCATAAATGCTTGGCGGTATCGGCTATCCGGGGGGTCATTTTCGAGTCCTTAACCGGGCCAGGTGTCTCGGCCCGGTATAGCCATCCACAGCTCGGCGCCCCCGACCTCGCGTTCGGCCAACCAGTTTAGATTGGTGCAGAAAGCCATCCATGGCGGTGTATTCCGGCTCGACCATCCAAGGCTCGGCGCCCCCGGACTCGCGTTCGGCCAGCTGCGATATGCCACTGGCATATCGGTCTGGCCTCACCCACGCCAGAACGTGGGGGTGAACAGTACTAACAGGGTGAAAATTTCGAGACGGCCGAATACCATGGCCAAGGTTAAAATCCATTTCGCTGAGTCGGGGATATCCCCATAATGAGCCGCAACATCACCCAATCCCGGGCCAAGGTTATTTAAACATGCCGCGGTTGCTGAGAACGCCGTGATGTTGTCCAGTCCGGTACCCAGCAAGGCAATCATGATGATCACAAAGACCAGGGCATAGGCCGAGAAAAATCCCCATACGGCTTCGACTACTTTATCAGGTAGTGCCTTACGCCCCAGCTTAATGGAATATATGGCACGAGGGTGCACCAGACGATTTAGCTCCCGGATCCCCTGTAAATAAAGCAGGAAAACTCGCACCACTTTCATGCCGCCACCGGTTGACCCTGCACATCCCCCAATGAAACTGGAAAAGATCAGCAAAATAGGCAGGAATAAAGGCCAGGCCGCAAAGCTGTCTGTGGCAAAGCCCGCGGTGGTACTGATAGAGACCGCCTGAAACAGTGCATGATCCAGCGTTTCGTCACCATTACTGTATACCTGCTTAGACGACAGCACCGCAAAACATAACACCACCAGCGCAAGCTGAATAAACAGAAAGACCTTGAGCTCAGGGTCTCTGAAGTAAACTTTAATGTTACGGCCCGCCACGGCGGCATAATGCAGTGAAAAGTTGGCGGCGGCAATGAGCAGGAAGAACACACAAATGGCATTGATCATCGGGCTGTCAAAGTGACCGATTGAGGCGTCATAGGTCGAGAACCCGCCAATGGCAATCGTCGCAAACGCATGACAGATAGCATCGAACCAGCTCATCCCGGCCCAGGCATAAGCCAGCGTACAGGCCAGTGTCAAAGTCACATAGATATACCATAAATGCTTGGCGGTATCGGCTATCCGGGGGGTCATTTTCGAGTCCTTAACCGGGCCAGGTGTCTCGGCCCGGTATAGCTGCATGCCACCAACGCCTAGCATTGGCAATACCGCAACGGCCAAAACAATGATCCCCATACCACCAAGCCATTGCAATTGCTGACGATAAAAAAGGACAGATTTGGGCAAGTATTCAATGCCCGTCAATACCGTTGCCCCTGTGGTTGTCAGGCCAGAAAAGGCCTCAAAAACCGCATCGGCAAACGACAGATTGGGTTCACTTAAGAAGATCAGCGGCACAGCCGCAAAAGCCCCCAGTACCAGCCAGAACAAGACCACGATCAGGAAGCCCTCTCTGGCTTTCAGATCGCCCTGCTCTTTGCGGTTTGGGTAGTAGGCCATCAGGCCAATCAGCACGCTAAAGATAAATGCCAGGACAAACGGCACACCACCGCCGTCCTTATAGATTAAAGACACCAGAGCCGGTGGCACCATAGTCAGACTAAAGAGCGCTACAAGCTGTCCGAGTATCTTTATAATGGTACGAAATTGCATGGCGCGATTCGCGAGTTATTGTAATTACACCTGATTGTCTAATACATCACTCAGTTAGTAAACCGCGAAACCCGTCTCAGGACGCTTTGAGTCTCAGTGACACGGCACCATGCGTCAGATCATGCACCGACGCAATCGCTGTTTTTGCTTCACGACTATCCAGTTCAATCTCCCAGGAGATAGATGCGCCATACTGCTTATCTATGTTGAGTACGGTGTACTGGCTATTAAGGTGCTGCTCTATACTTCCCTGCAGGCCATAGTCAGAGTCACCCACTAAGGTCGTGGCGGGGATCTTAATTTGAGTCGGCAGTGTGTCCAGCGCATTGTTAAGTGTCCCGCCATAAGCGCGTACCAGTCCACCCGTACCAAGCTTGATACCCCCGAAATAACGCGTAGTCACGGCGGTGATCTCTCCGAGTCCGGAGCCCAGCAACACATTTAACATTGGTTTACCGGCCGTGCCATTGGGCTCCCCATCATCTGAAAAGCCCAGCACATGGCTGCCACCCGGTGCACCGGCAATATGAGCCCAGCAATTATGCCGGGCATCCGGATATTGCTCGTTAATCGCGCGGATAAATGCCTTGGCATCCTCTAGAGTGGGCGTATGGGCAATGTGCACGATAAACGTGCTTTTCTTAATTTCTTCGTGATGTGAAATGGTACTGCTTGGAATGGCGTATTCAGACATGGGAATTCAACAAAACAACACGGGGAGCACAAGGCTCCCAGTTTAACACAGTTAACCCGGACGCTGGGTTAATCCAGCGCCAGATCCCGGGTCATATTCTCCAGGCGGTCATCATGGACAATGATATTATCTTCAATGCGGATCCCGCCGTATGGCTTGAATGCGTCCACTTTATCCCAGTTAATGTACTGTTTGTTGTCCGTTTGCGCCAGATCACCCAAAAGAGAATCAATAAAATACAAACCAGGTTCAATGGTAAATACCTGACCAGCTTCAATCTTACGCGTACAGCGCAAGAACGGATGGCCTTCAGGTGGTGCCTGATGCGTCCCCAGCTCATCCGCCATAAAACCGCCCATGTCATGGACCTGCAAGCCCAGGTGGTGGCCCAGACCATGCGGGAAGAACGTCGATGTAATGCCCTGCGCCAGGATCCCATCAACGCTCAGACCACGCACCAGATCAAAATCCACCAGCACCTGAGCAATGCGCTTGTGGCAGTCCAGGTGCAACTCGCCGTATAGCTTACCCGGTTGTAATCCCTGACCTAATTCAATCTGATGAGTATTCATCACCTGGATAAGATCAGAAAATTCTCCCTGACGCGCAAAATCATAAGTACGCGTAATATCGGATGCGTAACCATTGAAGTTAGCCCCAGCATCAATCAGGAAGGATAAGTGCTGCTGCGGCGCACGACGCTCAAAATGCGTGTAATGCAGGATCGCACAATTTTCGTTTAACGCCACAATATTGCCATACGGCGTGTCATTTTCCATGTGCTCAGTGGCTTGCAAATAGGCCTGCTGAATACCGTACTCCGACTCTTTGGCATAAAAGGCATCGCGCGCGGCTTTGTGGCCCAGCACTGCCAGGCGATTTGCTTCGCGTAAACAAGTAAGTTCATAGTGGGTCTTGTAAGCGCGGTGGAAGTGCAAATAGTTCATCACCGGCTCCGGGTTCACCTGCGTAAATCCAAGTGCCTGTGCCACCTCAAGATACTCACCAATATAAGCCAGGTTTGCTTTGTCGTACGGTAAGTATTGTTCAACCTGATCGGGCTGAATCAGCAGTTGAATGTCAAAATAGTCAGCCCAATAGTCATTGGGCTCATCCGGTACTTTGTGCCAGAAATCCACTGGGCGATAGAAAATCAATTTAGGCTTATCAGTGCCATTCACGACCAGCCAACAGTGCGGATTATCGATGACCGGTAACCACGCCTTGAATTGCGGGTTCACCTTGAACGGATAATACATGTCATCCAGAAACTGACGCTTGGCCTGTCCGGAGTGGATAACGAGCCCATCCAGATTCTCACGTTCAATTATGGTCTTCGTACGCTGTTGCAGCGTTGCGATATGCTCGGCATACAAATTTGCTAATTGTTCCATTGGTGTACCCATTTTATTTAATTCGCTTGTCACTGAGTCTAACATAGCGCCACAGGTTTAAAGAAGTAAAGCCGGCCGCGGTCAGCCTCGCTATCGCGAGACAAACCGACAACTGAATAGGTTATACGCTTTACTTACCGCCAATCTGCATATCGAGAATGCCAGCCAGAATGTTCCCCTCACGACCTAACTTGGTGTACCAGTCCACCCGTACCAAGCTTGATACCCCCGAAATAACGCGTAGTCACGGCGGTGATCTCTCCGAGTCCGGAGCCCAGCAACACATTTAACATTGGTTTACCGGCCGTGCCATTGGGCTCCCCATCATCTGAAAAGCCCAGCACATGGCTGCCACCCGGTGCACCGGCAATATGAGCCCAGCAATTATGCCGGGCATCCGGATATTGCTCGTTAATCGCGCGGATAAATGCCTTGGCATCCTCTAGAGTGGGCGTATGGGCAAT
Protein-coding regions in this window:
- the pepQ gene encoding Xaa-Pro dipeptidase; this encodes MEQLANLYAEHIATLQQRTKTIIERENLDGLVIHSGQAKRQFLDDMYYPFKVNPQFKAWLPVIDNPHCWLVVNGTDKPKLIFYRPVDFWHKVPDEPNDYWADYFDIQLLIQPDQVEQYLPYDKANLAYIGEYLEVAQALGFTQVNPEPVMNYLHFHRAYKTHYELTCLREANRLAVLGHKAARDAFYAKESEYGIQQAYLQATEHMENDTPYGNIVALNENCAILHYTHFERRAPQQHLSFLIDAGANFNGYASDITRTYDFARQGEFSDLIQVMNTHQIELGQGLQPGKLYGELHLDCHKRIAQVLVDFDLVRGLSVDGILAQGITSTFFPHGLGHHLGLQVHDMGGFMADELGTHQAPPEGHPFLRCTRKIEAGQVFTIEPGLYFIDSLLGDLAQTDNKQYINWDKVDAFKPYGGIRIEDNIIVHDDRLENMTRDLALD
- a CDS encoding TrkH family potassium uptake protein, translated to MQFRTIIKILGQLVALFSLTMVPPALVSLIYKDGGGVPFVLAFIFSVLIGLMAYYPNRKEQGDLKAREGFLIVVLFWLVLGAFAAVPLIFLSEPNLSFADAVFEAFSGLTTTGATVLTGIEYLPKSVLFYRQQLQWLGGMGIIVLAVAVLPMLGVGGMQLYRAETPGPVKDSKMTPRIADTAKHLWYIYVTLTLACTLAYAWAGMSWFDAICHAFATIAIGGFSTYDASIGHFDSPMINAICVFFLLIAAANFSLHYAAVAGRNIKVYFRDPELKVFLFIQLALVVLCFAVLSSKQVYSNGDETLDHALFQAVSISTTAGFATDSFAAWPLFLPILLIFSSFIGGCAGSTGGGMKVVRVFLLYLQGIRELNRLVHPRAIYSIKLGRKALPDKVVEAVWGFFSAYALVFVIIMIALLGTGLDNITAFSATAACLNNLGPGLGDVAAHYGDIPDSAKWILTLAMVFGRLEIFTLLVLFTPTFWRG
- a CDS encoding YigZ family protein, coding for MSEYAIPSSTISHHEEIKKSTFIVHIAHTPTLEDAKAFIRAINEQYPDARHNCWAHIAGAPGGSHVLGFSDDGEPNGTAGKPMLNVLLGSGLGEITAVTTRYFGGIKLGTGGLVRAYGGTLNNALDTLPTQIKIPATTLVGDSDYGLQGSIEQHLNSQYTVLNIDKQYGASISWEIELDSREAKTAIASVHDLTHGAVSLRLKAS